The Cyclobacterium amurskyense genome contains the following window.
TAACTCTTCTTGTTATGGCACCGGCTGGAGGCATGGGCATGGCCGTGGAAGTTCCCGCTAAAGGACCTTCCGGGCCTTCTACGTCTAAATCCTCTGGCACATCCACTATAAAGACCTCTGTAAGTTTCTTTCCATCTTTGGTCACAAGGTCACCAAGAAATGCCCTAGCCCTTTGCCAACTTCCATCTGGTTTCTGATAGCCATTATTACCTACCCACCAATCACTATAAGCCTTGCTGATTTCATCACTTCCAGGCTTGGGGTTAGCCACTACTTTTACTACCAGCACGGAATACCATTCTCCCTGAAAATTTTCACCTTGACCAGATGTAATCTCTGGGCTTTTTTTATTTCTTTTGGACACCCCTACAGTCCTTAAATTATAGGTCTCTCCTGTTTTCTCTTCCAATTCTACCATAATGGCATCATTGTAGGTGTAACCTAACCAGTCACCATCCCCACTCCATTGATGCCTATGGGTACCTCCACGCAAAGCACCAGCAGTATAGGGCGCTATTATATCCCGGCTATCCATCCAGTAGGAGCTATTATTTGATTCATTGACGATTCTCCCAACACGTCTATGCATGGCATAGGGCTTATCTTTACTTGCTGGAGGCAAACCATGAATAAAAACAAGCTCATTTTCTGTTGGATGATAACTCACCGCCCCTACACCTGGGCCATAATCATTGGCATTCTTGGTTTTATAAACGACTTTGGTGTTACCTGATGCAACATTTATCTTTTCAATAATGGCATTTTCTCCAATCCCCCCTTCATTAGGTCTGGTATCATAAACTATCCAGGCATCATCCGGAGAAAAATTCTGGTTATTGTCCATCGCATGGTTCTTGGCTTGATTGGTCAATTGCTTAACCTTCCATATTTCCTGAGAAAAGAGTGTTGAGGTACTCATGATTAATAATACGGGTAAAAGCCAGTTATTTAGTTTATTAAGGGTCATTTGCTTCAAATATTGAAATTAAGATTTCTAATATACGTCAGAAAGACCAATTTGTACCATTATTTTATGCCTTCTAAAGGCATAGTCTCTTTTTTATCTAACTTATTTTATTAATATTTCTATCTGATTGACATTAATTTTAAAGCCATGAAGTATTTAATAATAATTTGTTTTTTCACTTACTTTTTTCACCCTGTCAGCGCCCAACAAATTGACTGGGAAAGCATAGCTCCAGGTGTATGGAGAGGCACTGTGGGGGAATCAGAAAAATATGATCTGCTTTCTGCTTCGGGGTCAAAGCCTAATTTACCTGCTTTATCCCGATTAGGGCAGGTCATTTTCCCATTAAATAAGGAAGAGGTTAATGCCAAGTCATTGGATGGGAAAACTTATTTACAATTACCACTTGATGAGAATGAAGAGATTTTTGGCTTCGGCTTAAATTTCAAAACTGTTCATCAACGTGGCAGAATCATGCGGCTTCACATGGATCATTATGGAAACCAAGACAATGGCAGGACGCATGCACCTGTACCTTTCTATGTAAGCAGTAAAGGTTATGGTGTTTTTATCAATTCCTCCAGGTATTTGGATGTTTATGCAGGCACAGGATCCAGATTGGACAGTAAAAACCCAGCGAAAGCCTTGGACAGAAACACCGATCCAGAATGGACAGCCAGTCCCTATTCTGATGCAGTTGAGATTCTCGTTCCTGCTAAGGGTGTAGAATTCTATGTTTTTGCTGGGCCATCTATGCTGGAAGTTGTACAGCGTTTTAATTTATTTAACGGCGGTGGCCCTATCCCACCCAGATGGGGATTGGGCTTTACACAAAGAGTGCACAGGCTATTTAATCAAGATCAAGTATTGGCCGAGGTCAATGAATTTGAAAAAAAGGGGTTTCCTTTGGATTTCATAGGCTTGGAACCCGGTTGGCAAAGCAAATCTTATCCCAACACATTTGCCTGGGATAAGGAACGTTTCCCCAATCCGGAAAAACTTATTCAAAGCCTGAAAGAAAAACACATCAGTTTAAATTTATGGATCAACCCTTATGTTTCTCCAGAAGCCAGTTTTTATAATGAGCTTAAGCCCTATTATGGAAGCCATACAGTATGGGCAGGAGCCGTTCCTGACTTAAGTATTCCTGCAGCTCAAAAAATTTACTGGAAAACCTTTAAAAAATCACATATTGAACCTGGAATAGGTGGATACAAGATTGATGAGGTGGATGGCTACGACAGGTGGCTTTGGCCAGATGTGGCCGAATTCCCTTCTGGACTAGCCGCCGAACAACTCCGACAAACCTACGGGCTTCTTGTTCAGCGCCAATCCAGTCAACTTTTTCGAGAAGAAAACCGTCGCACCTATGGCTTGGTAAGGGCTTCAAACGGAGGTGGTGTTTCCTTTCCCTATGTTATTTACAATGATTACTACGATCATAGAGATTTTATTACCGCATTGGTTAATAGTGGCTTTTCAGGCCTTTTATGGACTCCTGAAGCACGGGCTTCTTCTAATGCTGAAGAATGGTTGCGCCGATTTCAAACGGTTGTTTTTTCTCCCATGGCCATGATCAATGCATGGGCAAGCGGTACAAAGCCATGGTCCTACCCTGAAGTAGAAGAAGAAATTAAAGAAATGGCACTATTAAGAATGAAAATGATGCCTTATTGGTACAGTAGCTTTGCCCTGTATCATTTTGAAGGAATCCCTCCCTTTAGGGCCATGCAACTTGAGAAGGGATTTAATGTAAAAGAGGAAAAGGAAAGCAATGAACTAGCAAACCTTGAAGAGAATCCTTACAACGAGGCCATCAAAAAAGAATTAAAGGATCAATACATGGCTGGCCCTAATTTATTGGTAGCACCTGTCTTTGCAGGTGAAAGTGAACGGAAGGTGGTATTACCAAAAGGAAAATGGTATGACTTTTACACAGGAAAATACGTTGGCAATGGTGAGGTCATTACAGTTAACGCTCGTTTAGACCAAATTCCAGTTTTTGTCAAAGATGGTGGGATAGTCCCATTAATGGACCCCATGCTCCATGCTCCCGGTACAAACCAAAGTTATGATTTAAAAATACTCCACTATGGTGAATCACCAGGCCATTTCACATTGTATGACGATGATGGAATATCCTATGATTATGAAAGTGGGCACTATTCTTGGAGAGATATAAATGTAATAAAAGAATCCAACGGGAAATGGAAAGGCTCCATTTCAGCTGTTGGTGATCAAATGCCAAACAATATTGGAAAAGTGACTTGGGTATTTATGTCCGAGCAAGAAGGACAAACTCCACTAAAATAAAAGAAGGAATTTAGACCTTCCCCTAAGGGTTTAAACCCGAAATATGCAATAGACATTCTATTACATAATCCGGGTTAAAGTTAACGCATAAACAGACGCCTACCCATACTTTTACCATAAACTATAGTACATAATCAACTAATTTTGCAACCATCTCTTTTGGAAATAAGACATTTATTCTCTACCAATAAAGGAACATTTCGAGCTGCTTTTAAGTTAGAAGCAGCAATTTATTAAAATAAAACACAAGCCTAAAACAAAAAAACGATGAAAAAATACCTACTTACTAAAAAAAGCTGTTTTGCCTATTTCACTGTATTTGCAGTGGCCTTGGCTTTTTCAGCTTGTTCTACTAAAGTTACTTTCCCTGTTTCTAATATTGTACCGGCAGCAGAACCAACTGCTAGCATCAGCAAAAACAATGAGGGGGCTTATGAAGTAAAAATAAACATCAATAATTTGGCACTGCCAGAACGACTGTCTCCTCCCAAAAAACACTATATGGTATGGATAGAGGCTTCAGGACAGGGAATTACTAAACTTGGAGAGATCTCAAACAACCGAGGTGTTTTCAGTAATAAAGGCAAAGCATCCTTTGAAGCAGAGACCATGTACAAGCCTACAATGATTTTGATTACGGCAGAAAACAGCATGGATATTACCTACCCAGGATCTAATGTAGTGTTAAAAAGCAAACCCTTTAAAGTAAAATAACATTTGGAACAAAGGCTATCTTAATTGATAAAATATATTATTTTATAATTATCAATAAGAGATTTAAATACTTTTCCGAAATTTAATTCTTACTTTTGCGTCTTAATAATATTACACATGCAAAGTATTCGAAATATTGCAATTATTGCACACGTTGACCACGGAAAAACAACCTTGGTAGATAAGATAATACACGCCTCAAAACTTTTTAGGGAAAATCAGCAATTTGATGACCTAATACTAGACAGTAATGATCTAGAGAGGGAAAGAGGCATTACCATTCTTTCAAAAAATGTTTCAGTAAGGTACAAAGATACCAAGATAAACATTATTGACACCCCTGGTCACGCTGATTTCGGCGGAGAAGTTGAAAGGGTTTTGAAAATGGCAGATGGTGTTATTCTTTTGGTTGACGCTTTTGAAGGACCTATGCCCCAAACACGATTTGTATTGGGCAAAGCACTTGAGCTTGGTCTTACACCTATAGTAGTGATCAACAAAGTGGATAAAGAGAACTGTCGTCCTGATGAAGTTCATGAAGCAGTTTTTGATCTAATGTTCAACTTGGATGCAACTGAAGAGCAGTTGGAATTTCACACCTTGTACGGTTCAGCCAAAAACAACTGGATGGGTGAAGACTGGAAAAATCCTAACGACACCATTTTCCCACTTTTGGATGCGGTAGTTAAATACATTCCAGAGCCTAAAATTGATGAAGGTACTACTCAGATGCAAATCACTTCTTTAGATTATTCAAATTTCGTTGGCCGTATCGCCATTGGAAGGATAAAAAGAGGAAACATCAAAGAAGGACAACAATACGCACTCTGCAAAGAAGACGGCGTTATAAAGAGAGTTAAAGTAAAAGAACTTCACGTATTTGAAGGATTAGGTAAAAATAAAGTAACCGAAGTTCAAGCTGGAGACATTTGTGCCATCACAGGTGTGGAAGGTTTTGACATTGGAGATACAATTGCAGATCTTGAAAATCCAGAAGCATTAGAAAGGATCTCAATTGATGAGCCTACTATGAACATGCTTTTCACGATCAACAACTCACCTTTCTTTGGAAGAGAAGGCAAGTTTGTTACTTCTCGCCATTTGAGAGAGAGGTTGATGAAAGAAACAGAGAAAAACCTTGCACTAAGAGTAGACCCTACGGATAGTGAAGATAAATTCTTGGTATATGGTAGAGGTATTCTCCATTTGTCAGTACTTATCGAAACAATGCGAAGAGAAGGTTACGAATTACAAGTAGGTCAGCCTCAGGTTATCTATAAAACAATAGACGGCGTTAAGCATGAGCCTATTGAGACCTTGGTAGTAGATGTACCTGAAACTTCTGCAGGAAAAGTAATCGAACTAGCTACTCAGAGAAAAGGAGAGCTTTTGGTAATGGAACCGAAAGGAGATTTACAACACCTAGAGTTTAGCATTCCATCCAGAGGATTAATTGGATTGAGAAACAATGTATTGACTGCTACCCAAGGTGAAGCGATCATGAATCACCGTTTTGCTTCCTACGAGCCATTTAAAGGCCCTATCCCAGGAAGAATCAATGGTTCATTGATCTCTATGGACTCAGGTCAGTGTACGGCTTATGCCATTGATAAATTACAAGATAGAGGAAACTTTTTTGTGGATCCAGGAGATGACCTTTACACTGGTATGGTTATTGGCGAGCACTCAAGAGACAACGATATCGTGGTAAACGTGCAGAAAGGTAAGCAACTTACCAATATGCGGGCATCAGGATCGGATAACAATGCAAAAATTGCTCCAGCCAAAAAATTCTCATTAGAAGAATCTATGGAATACATCCAAAAAGATGAATATCTCGAAATTACTCCAAAAAGTATACGGATGAGAAAAATCTATCTGGAAGAAAATGAAAGAAATAGAGCTGCCAAAGCGCAGAATTCATAATAGAAAAAAGGATGGAAAAATTTTCCATCCTTTTTTTTTTACTCAAACATTAAGCAGATACTGTTAATTAGTTAATTTTACATTTCAGATTAACTCGATATTTGGCAGGCAGTCAATTAATCCCCAAATACCAAGTGACGTTTTAAATGAGATACAATTATGAAAAAAATTGCAGTATATACCTCTGGTGGGGATTCACCAGGAATGAATGCATGCGTTAGAGCAGTAGTAAGGACAGGGATTTATCATGACCTGGATGTTTATAGTATCAAATACGGTTATGATGGCATTATTAATGGAAACATTAAAAAAATGCAGTCTCACTCTGTAAGTAATATTCTTCAAAGAGGAGGTACTATACTTAAATCTGCCCGAAGCAATGAGTTTCGCACCAAAGAAGGGAGACAAAAGGCCTTTGACCAACTAAGTAAGCACGGAATAGAAGGATTGGTTGCAATTGGTGGAGATGGTACTTTCACTGGGGCAAAAGTTTTTTACGAGGAATTCGGAATTCCTATTGTAGGTTGCCCAGGAACCATCGACAATGACATTTATGGAACAGATTATACCATAGGTTTTGACACGGCTGTCAATACCGCTTTGGAGGCTATTGATAAGATCAGAGATACTGCCGCAGCTCACGACCGTGTGTTTTTTGTAGAAGTAATGGGTAGAGACAGTGGATACATTGCTATTGAATGTGCCATAGGAGGTGGTGCAGAAATGGTAATGGTACCTGAAACCATCACTACAGCCAGTGAAGTCTCAGATTACCTTAAAAATTTAAGGAAAACAAAAACTTCCAGTATTGTGGTTGTAGCTGAAGGTGATGAAGAAGGTGACGCAGCTACCATCATGGAAAAGGTAAAAGCCGAATTCATTGGTGATGAGAAAAAATTCAAAGTAACCACATTAGGCCATATACAGCGCGGGGGAAGCCCTACAGCCAAAGACAGGCTCTTGGGCAGCAGAAGCGGATTAGCCGCGGTAGAAGGCTTGATTAATGGTAAATTCAACTGTATGGCGGGTATCATAAATGACCAGGTTGTATACACTCCTTTTGATGATTGCATCAACAAAAGTAAACCATTGAATAAAGATTACCTTAGGCTTCAAGAGATCTTAAGCATTTAAACATGGGCTTTATTCCAATTTTCATTACCCTAGGCGGATTTGTTTTTTTATTTATGATGGTTGTCAATCATAATTTAAAGCAAAAAAAACAGCTATTTGAGACTGAATTAACTCAGTTCAGCTCAACGATTAAAAGCCTTTTTAATTCAAGCAATGGGAATGAGCACATTTCAGATGTAAAAAGTATTAAGGAAGCAGAAGCACTTTATCATGCTCTAAAAAGCAATGAAAAAACACATAGCGAAGCAGTCACAGCCCAGAAAAAATTAGGAGAAATCCGAATGCTTAGGCACAATTACAACAAACTAATCAAAACAAAACCTTATAGTTTTGTAGCCACACTAATGGGACATCATTCCATTTGATCTTTTATAAGGGAGAGCATACTATTGATTTCATCCGGATGAAACCAATGGTATGCCTTGTCTCTTTTCAGCCAGGTAACCTGTCTTTTGGCATAGCGTCGAGAGTTTCTTTTCAAAAGCCTTATCGCTTCTTCCTTGTCATATTCACCATCCAGATAGGCAAAAATCTCTTTATAACCGACGGTATTAAGTGCATTTAAATCTTTATAGGGGTACATTTCCTTTGCTTCTTCAAAAAGACCATTGCGAATCATACTATCCATCCTTTGATCAATTCTTTGGTACAATTCCTCTCTATCACGAATCAAGGCTATTTTGATTGTCTTGAATGGGCGGGAAACCTTCTTTTTAACCCTAAAGCTACTAAAAGGTAATCCAGTACCTTGACACACCTCTAAAGCCCTAATCAAACGTTGTGGGTTTTGCTTATCCACAATATTGAAATAATCAGGATCTAATTTTGATAATAATTCTTGAAGGGGCCGAATCCCTTCTTTTGCATAAAGGGCATTCAATTTTTCACGTATCTCCTGACCTACTTCAGGAATATGATCCAGGCCTTCAACTACCGCATCGGTATATAAGCCAGAGCCTCCCGTCAAAATCAACAAATCTTTTTCTCTAAACAAATCGTTTATACAATTCAACGCTTCTGATTCATACATTTTGACATCATAGGCATCGTGAATAGATTTATTGCCAATGAAATAGTGAGACACCTTGGCCAATTCACCCGCAGTAGGCTTGGCTGTCCCTATATTAATTTCTCGGAAAAATTGTCTACTATCGGAGGATATTATGACAGTATTAAATTTTTTGGCTAAATTTATGCACAAATCAGTTTTTCCAACAGCGGTTGGACCTGCAATCACCAGGATTATTTTATTTAATGGAGTCAAGATTCAATTTAGCTATTTTAAAGCTCCGAATTTAAGAAAATTCGAACATGAAAAACAAAAAAGTCTTGATAGTAGACGACAATGCGCTGAATAGAAGGGTATTTGAAAATGTAATCGGACACAATTATTTTTTTGAATCTGCATCAGACGGGCTAGAAGCTATAGAATTATTAAAAAACAACAAATATGACATCATATTGATGGATATTCAAATGCCGAAACTAGACGGTATAAGTTGTTTAAAAATAATCAAAGAAGAAGAAATAACTGACATTCCAGTCATTGCTATTTCTGCTTACTCCAATCAAGGAGATCGAGAATATTTTTTATCGACCGGCTTTGATGATTTTATTGCCAAGCCTGTAAAACCCAAGGATCTGTTGGAGGCCATCCATTTTCACCTTAATCAAAGCCCAAACAGAAAAAACATCCCTGAAAAGGAACAATCCATTAATGGAGACATTAATGAATCAGTAATCCAACAACTATTGAAATACCACAGCTTGGAAAACATTAAATCCGTATATGGTGATTTTTTAGAGGAGGCTGAAAACCTTACTCAAGAAATAAAAATATTAGCGGAATTTAATAAATTTGAAGAAATTGGAGAAAAACTTCACATATTGAAAGGTAATTCAGGAACACTTGGTATTAATGTAATGTTTAAGGTTACTTCTTTATTTGAACAAAAAATCAAAAATTCATCCACGGATGGAATAGCTGATGACATCGATCAATTAAAGTCCAGCCTGAGCAAATTCAAACAATTACTTGAAAACGATAAAATTTTTATAAAATATGAGTGATGCAAAAAGAGTATTGGTAGCCGAAGACAGCTCAGTTATTATCAATCTAACAAAGAATGTTCTATCCTTTGAGAATTTTTCAATAACTGCTGTTAAGAATGGCCAACAAGTTTTAGATAAACTTGAAAAAGAAGATTTTGATTTGATCCTAATGGACATCAATATGCCGGTAATGGACGGTGTGGCTTGTACAAAAGCCATTAGAAAACTCCCAGACCCAGTAAAATCTAAAATTCCAATCATCGCCATCACTGGGAATTACAAAAATTTCACTTTGGATGATTTCAAAAAAGCGGGATTGGACGATTATGTTCAAAAACCCCTGGATTACGATTTGCTATTGGTTACCGTTAAAAAACATATTTACAAGTAAAATGACCGTCAAATACACCAAAAACTTTTTGGATAAATTAGAAAATATCTTTGCCTCATCAGCGTATCACCTACGTTATGAGAAAGGCAATTTTAAATCTGGTTTTTGTATTTTAAAGGAAACAAAAATTGTAATTATAAATAAATATTTCACCCTTGAAGGTAAAATCAATGCCTTGTTGGACATTCTAAAAGAGCTTGATTTTAACCCTCAATCCTTCGAAGATCAAAAGCAACAAGATTTTCTTATTGAACTTAAACAAACAGAATTGAAGCTTTGAAAATCAAATTTTTAGGAACTGGAACATCTCAGGGTGTTCCGGTGATAGGCTGTAACTGCAATGTATGCACCTCTTTGGATTTTAGAAACAAACGCCTTAGAACCTCATTACACCTGGAAATTAACGGACTTAGCATTGTTATCGACACTGGCCCGGACTTTCGCACACAAATGCTTAGAGAGGCTGTAACCCACCTTGACGCGGTTCTTTTTACCCACGAACACAAAGACCATACTGCAGGACTTGATGACATACGTCCATTTAATTTCAAGCAACAAATGGACATACCGCTATATGGCACTGTTCAGGTTTTAGAGCAAATTAAAAGTGAGTTTTCCTATATCTTTGCCAAGACCAAGTACCCAGGAGTTCCAAGGGTATTATTGAATGAAATATCCAACACTCCATTTGAAATTCAGGGCAATAAAATCAATCCTATCCAGGTCATGCACCATAAGCTACCTGTTTTTGGATACAGGTTCGGGAATTTCACTTATATCACAGATGCAAATTACATTTCACCTGAAGAGATAGAAAAAATAAAAGGCAGTAAGGTATTGGTAATTAATGCCTTGCAAATAAAGCCACATATTTCCCATTTCACCCTTTCTGAAGCACTAGAACTCATCTCCATAATCGCTCCTGAAAAAGCATACCTGACCCATATAAGCCATACAATGGGCACACATCAGGAAGTGACCGAACAGCTGCCTCGCAATGTTGAGATAGCCTATGATGGCTTAAAAATCCAACTTTAACATGCACCTTAATTATCACTTCTTTAAATTTTTATGCCCCGCTTTAAAAGCTGAAATTCTAGGTGGCACTATTACTTCCTGCTTTTCCCAAAACAAAGAGGAGCTTATCATTGAACTAAAGAAAACCGATGGCAATCCTTTCTTTATTCGGGCTTTACTTTTACCTGCTAATACAAGTATAAGTTTCCCTAAAGACTTTAAAAGAAGTAAAAAAAACAATGTTGATCTCTTCCCTGAAATAATTGGAGAAAAAGTCACGGATATTCAGCTACTGAATTTTGAAAGGGCTTTCTACATCTGCCTTAAGGACACCCATGCCCTACTATTTAAAATGCATGGCAGTAGGTCTAATATTGTCTTATACAAAGACAAGGAGGCTACTCCCTATGCCATCTTTAGAAAAGAACTTAAAGAGGACATGGGTCTTAAAATTCAAGAGCTTGAAAAATCCTTAGAATTAACTGAGGCAAGATTCAAAGAACTAAAAGGAAATGCCTCACAATTTCTCCCTACACTGGGCAAATTACCCAGAGCTTGGCTCAAGGAAGCCGGCTATCTGGAAGCGGACATAAACACCCGGTACAAGCTGATGGTGGAAATTATGGACCTGCTTGACAGTCCATTTTTCTCAATTCTCCATAAAAACGACAATTATTTCCTCACCCTTTTACCTTGTTCCTCTTCTATTGCCAGCACCACTGACCCTTTAGAGGCCTGCAATATTTACTTCCAGAAAGCAGTAGTCAGAAAAAACTTTGAGAATGTCAAAAACCAATTGCTTCGAAACCTTCTCGATAGACGCAAAAAAACAGTAAATTACATCAATAAGACCAGTCAAAAACTGGAAGAAATGGAGAATGACTCTCCTCCTAGCCAAACGGCAGACATCATCATGGCCAACCTTCACCAGATCCCCAACGGGGCAGAAAAAGTGAGCCTATTTGATTTTTACACCAATGAAACACGAGAAATTACTTTAAAAAGAGGCCAAAGTCCCCAAAAGTTTGCGGAGCAACTTTACAAAAAAAGCAAAAACAAGAAAATTGAATTCGAGCAATTACGTAAAAACCTGGCCCAAAAAGAAAAAGATCTAAAGGAGATTGCCAAGGAAGAGGAAGTTTTGAACCAATCTGAAGACTTCAAATCAATTAAATCACTCATCAAATCTGAAAACAGATCATCCAAAAACCAAGCCCAGCTACAATTACCTTACAAGCGATTTGAAACAGAAGGGTTTGAGATTTGGGTTGGAAAATCTGCTAAAGCAAATGATGAGTTACTAAGAAGGTACACTTGGAAAGACGATCTATGGCTTCATGCAAAGGATGTAGCTGGATCACATGTTATCATCAAGACCCAATCAGGCATGACGCCAACCAAGAGCGTTCTTGAACGAGCTGCTGCACTAGCCGCCCATTATTCAAAAAACAAAACATCGTCCCTTGCAGCCGTCATGTACACCCCATGCAAATACGTCCGAAAGGTGAAAGGTTCTCCACCTGGGGCTGTGATGGTGGACAGGGAGAAGGTAATTTTAATAAAACCTGAGGGGCCCGAAGAAATATAAGCAAATACACAGCTCAGAAAGGGCTTGCTTGTCACTTTGATATCTTAAGACCGAGGTTTCATCCTGAAAAAAGTAAATACGATTATTAGAAATATATTAGCCCTTGGGATAAAAAAAATGGCAACCCAATTTATCGAGTTGCCATTTATAAGTTTTTTCTACAACCGAATCATTTACAAACAATTCGATCTCAGAAGGCATCAATTAATCCACTACGTGAATTTTCAACATATTTGTTCTTCCTTTAGCTTTTAGAGGCATGCTAGCTGTATTGATTACAATATCCCCTACAGCCACATGTTTCTCCGCTTTTAGCCTATCCTGAATATCTTGGAAAGTACCATCTGTGGACACTTGGCTATCATAATAATAAGCC
Protein-coding sequences here:
- a CDS encoding NFACT RNA binding domain-containing protein; amino-acid sequence: MHLNYHFFKFLCPALKAEILGGTITSCFSQNKEELIIELKKTDGNPFFIRALLLPANTSISFPKDFKRSKKNNVDLFPEIIGEKVTDIQLLNFERAFYICLKDTHALLFKMHGSRSNIVLYKDKEATPYAIFRKELKEDMGLKIQELEKSLELTEARFKELKGNASQFLPTLGKLPRAWLKEAGYLEADINTRYKLMVEIMDLLDSPFFSILHKNDNYFLTLLPCSSSIASTTDPLEACNIYFQKAVVRKNFENVKNQLLRNLLDRRKKTVNYINKTSQKLEEMENDSPPSQTADIIMANLHQIPNGAEKVSLFDFYTNETREITLKRGQSPQKFAEQLYKKSKNKKIEFEQLRKNLAQKEKDLKEIAKEEEVLNQSEDFKSIKSLIKSENRSSKNQAQLQLPYKRFETEGFEIWVGKSAKANDELLRRYTWKDDLWLHAKDVAGSHVIIKTQSGMTPTKSVLERAAALAAHYSKNKTSSLAAVMYTPCKYVRKVKGSPPGAVMVDREKVILIKPEGPEEI